One part of the Flavobacterium johnsoniae UW101 genome encodes these proteins:
- a CDS encoding helix-turn-helix domain-containing protein, which produces MSTATKPYHIGRKISRIRELKDMKQEALAQALGMSQQSVSTMENSETIDEEKLKEVAKVLGMTVEAIKNFSEEAVINYFNNIYDQGVFNTGNYCNFNPLDKVIELYERLVQAEKEKNEYLEKLLKEK; this is translated from the coding sequence ATGAGCACAGCAACAAAACCATATCATATAGGAAGAAAAATCAGCCGAATCCGTGAGCTGAAAGACATGAAACAAGAAGCTTTGGCACAAGCTTTAGGAATGAGTCAACAAAGTGTTTCAACTATGGAAAACAGTGAAACCATTGACGAAGAAAAACTTAAAGAAGTAGCAAAAGTACTTGGAATGACCGTTGAAGCCATTAAAAACTTTTCGGAAGAAGCTGTAATTAATTACTTTAATAACATTTATGATCAAGGAGTTTTTAACACTGGTAATTATTGTAATTTCAATCCTTTAGACAAAGTTATTGAACTTTACGAACGTTTGGTTCAGGCTGAAAAGGAGAAAAATGAGTATTTGGAGAAATTATTAAAAGAAAAGTAA
- a CDS encoding RNA polymerase sigma factor: MDKNKIHPDQKYIDGLAENNSLVIQSIYKKFVPKVVMFIMNNSGDRDQAQDVVQEILILLFNQAKANSLKLTCPFDAYFFLLCKRKWLNELKKTSNKGVTIIEDVLSINESAHELIGQTEQFDEKQELFDTMFEKLGDKCKELLKLSFEIKSMEEVAEKLNVTYGYVRKKKSLCVGQLTQWIQEAKNFKSLKNN, encoded by the coding sequence ATGGATAAAAACAAAATACATCCTGACCAAAAATATATTGATGGTCTTGCCGAAAATAATTCGCTGGTAATTCAGTCTATATATAAAAAGTTTGTTCCTAAAGTCGTTATGTTTATTATGAACAATTCCGGCGATAGAGACCAGGCACAGGATGTAGTTCAGGAAATATTGATTTTGCTTTTTAATCAGGCCAAAGCCAATTCGTTAAAACTAACCTGCCCTTTTGATGCTTATTTCTTTTTATTGTGTAAAAGAAAATGGCTCAATGAACTGAAAAAAACATCTAATAAAGGGGTAACAATTATTGAAGACGTTTTATCTATCAATGAATCTGCGCATGAGTTAATTGGTCAAACCGAACAATTTGATGAAAAACAAGAGCTTTTTGACACCATGTTTGAGAAACTGGGAGACAAATGCAAAGAGCTTTTAAAACTGAGTTTTGAAATTAAATCGATGGAAGAAGTGGCCGAAAAACTAAACGTAACGTATGGTTATGTCCGTAAGAAAAAATCATTATGCGTTGGTCAGTTAACACAGTGGATTCAGGAAGCAAAAAACTTTAAATCTTTAAAAAACAATTAG
- a CDS encoding MFS transporter yields the protein MFKALKSKNFKLFFYGQSVSVIGTWMQKTAVSWMVYSITGSVFLLGLATFLSMIPSLFLAPLAGSIIGRYDRHKTLVFLQSLAMLQAGTLALLIYFKIYNINFILALSLIQGIINAFDMTCRQTMMIDIVDNKEDLPNAVALNSTMNNFARIAGPALAGIILHEYGEDICFIGNFVSYVPVLISLMLMKITPHIKAENKLNMIDDLIEGLDYVKKETEMARMLLMLTCSSLFVISFNTLMPVFAKDIFHGNAETFSWFESAAGIGSVLSAIYLANLKSAENMSKLLIAASLLLGLSVIILAVSNSITVALICMTLSGIGMMGQTSSINIYIQTHSIVSMRSRSISYFMMAYQGMIPVGSLIIGYVSHSLGVRATVAIQGIICILSVIVYVYYKKHKASDELETCPVEYRNSKF from the coding sequence ATGTTTAAAGCGTTAAAATCAAAAAACTTCAAGTTATTCTTTTACGGACAATCCGTTTCGGTTATTGGAACCTGGATGCAGAAAACAGCCGTAAGCTGGATGGTTTACAGCATAACAGGATCTGTATTTTTATTAGGATTGGCAACGTTTTTAAGCATGATTCCGTCCTTATTTTTAGCCCCGCTGGCCGGAAGTATTATTGGCCGTTACGACAGACACAAAACATTAGTTTTTCTTCAGTCTCTTGCCATGCTGCAAGCAGGAACTTTGGCTTTGCTGATTTATTTTAAAATATACAACATCAACTTTATTTTAGCATTAAGTTTAATTCAGGGAATTATCAATGCCTTTGATATGACCTGCCGTCAAACCATGATGATTGATATTGTTGACAATAAAGAGGATCTTCCAAATGCGGTTGCACTTAACTCAACAATGAACAACTTTGCCCGTATTGCCGGCCCTGCACTTGCGGGAATTATTCTGCACGAATATGGCGAAGATATTTGTTTCATTGGAAACTTCGTGAGTTATGTTCCCGTTTTGATTTCTTTAATGTTAATGAAAATCACACCTCATATTAAAGCCGAAAACAAACTAAATATGATTGACGATCTTATTGAAGGTCTTGATTATGTAAAGAAAGAAACCGAAATGGCAAGAATGCTTTTAATGCTTACCTGCAGCAGTCTATTTGTGATTTCGTTTAATACTCTTATGCCGGTTTTTGCCAAAGACATCTTTCACGGAAATGCCGAAACATTCAGCTGGTTTGAAAGTGCTGCCGGAATTGGTTCTGTTTTATCTGCTATTTATCTTGCCAATCTAAAATCTGCTGAAAATATGAGTAAGTTACTGATCGCAGCAAGTTTACTTTTGGGTTTAAGTGTTATTATTTTAGCTGTTTCAAACAGCATTACCGTCGCTTTGATCTGTATGACTTTAAGCGGAATTGGAATGATGGGACAAACCTCATCTATCAATATTTATATTCAGACACACAGTATTGTTAGTATGCGTTCCAGAAGCATCAGTTATTTTATGATGGCCTATCAGGGAATGATTCCTGTGGGAAGTTTAATTATTGGTTATGTTTCTCACTCACTTGGCGTAAGAGCTACTGTTGCTATTCAGGGAATTATCTGTATTCTTTCCGTTATTGTTTATGTGTATTACAAAAAACATAAAGCTTCTGATGAATTGGAGACTTGTCCCGTTGAGTATAGAAATTCGAAATTTTAA
- a CDS encoding tetratricopeptide repeat protein, with translation MNEERYILFDQYLQGELTADAKNDFEKQLLEDPEFASEFETFKEVQFQLANKFGIEQEREAFKQNLTQISEKHFDNKTKVIGLKPWYLAVAASVAVLFGLFFFNYNQNPAFADYNDPEQASFTVRGTVNESLKQAEEAYNAKRYNKAIPLFETVLKKQKTAEIQFFYGVSLLEESHYLKAEAVFNEIHAGTSVYKEKALWYLALSKLKQKDYEACKQILESISEDYEGYDQVEELLHQLD, from the coding sequence ATGAACGAAGAACGTTACATATTATTTGATCAATATCTTCAGGGCGAATTAACTGCTGATGCTAAAAATGATTTTGAAAAACAATTGTTGGAAGATCCTGAATTTGCATCGGAATTTGAAACTTTTAAAGAAGTACAATTTCAATTAGCCAATAAATTTGGAATTGAACAGGAACGAGAAGCTTTTAAACAAAATCTGACTCAGATATCAGAGAAACATTTCGATAACAAAACAAAAGTAATTGGTTTAAAACCATGGTATTTAGCAGTTGCAGCTTCGGTTGCAGTTCTATTCGGGTTATTCTTTTTCAACTATAATCAAAATCCGGCTTTTGCAGATTATAACGATCCGGAACAAGCCTCATTTACAGTAAGAGGAACAGTCAATGAGTCTTTAAAACAAGCAGAAGAAGCTTATAACGCAAAAAGATATAATAAAGCCATTCCGCTTTTTGAAACCGTTTTAAAGAAACAAAAAACAGCAGAAATTCAGTTTTTTTACGGCGTTTCTTTATTAGAAGAAAGTCATTATTTAAAAGCCGAAGCTGTTTTTAATGAAATACATGCAGGAACTTCTGTTTACAAAGAAAAAGCACTTTGGTATTTGGCTTTATCTAAGTTGAAACAAAAAGATTATGAGGCTTGTAAACAAATTCTTGAAAGCATCTCTGAAGATTACGAAGGTTATGATCAGGTAGAAGAACTATTACATCAGCTGGATTAG
- a CDS encoding PKD domain-containing protein: protein MKPQLSIFFILFSIFSIGQTKVKDTITRRAVIGFIQNGNAVNFKPETPPLIPIAGAPKPSYSYLWELGDGHYSKEAEPKHVYKKKGTYTTRLAVTNNYDNGKPPATRPKKVAVNDITDTSYKDIASIADQNGFAILKNCDPIPEQEMVVVVSYQNLENYVSSGKLYLFYNEKQFKHNNFELSDFRTYADEREIKENLTASVNDLDDSNNYLASAENSFKLKKYRNTATEEDLDASLLEAHKIYHNVSVLEFDNADPGETRNVFYTFKTTPEMIKDTSATVTMRGIFVPNRSYKNHKIKNLEMEIVTSHDPNKMGSNGRFMNYRLVRFKRVNFKTRFQNNGEGPARKIRLETDIPDMFDKKTFQIESMYPECPICPKGEEPTVSCLDTIIKQKQIIFTFKNIYLPGTEQKNVKEKDSTKGFVKYSMKFGEDFHKVKTKSRTSIIFDKNEPIITNYATTRFLPGISIGVKAGYNFYPDLDKSTSYFVGATLSPFKSYRFYWQVEWTNALNQYNRAVTVTDQLNTNANGTRQLVRTTTSTENKNINWEVPVLIRYNLNNYIGIGAGIQANINVSQEQNQNIKVDTYEGDKESFLINSSTTSNQTKTSFADFKTGLLFDLTAGFARIGPSLGARYVINFEQNFNYFQVYGIWKF from the coding sequence ATGAAACCACAACTGTCTATTTTCTTTATTCTATTCTCGATTTTTTCAATAGGGCAAACCAAAGTAAAAGACACCATAACCCGAAGAGCTGTTATTGGTTTTATCCAAAATGGAAATGCTGTAAATTTTAAACCTGAAACACCGCCATTGATTCCAATTGCGGGTGCTCCAAAACCAAGTTATTCGTATTTATGGGAACTGGGCGACGGTCATTACAGCAAAGAAGCAGAACCTAAGCATGTTTATAAAAAGAAAGGAACTTACACGACAAGGCTTGCCGTAACAAACAATTACGACAACGGAAAACCGCCGGCAACACGTCCGAAAAAAGTCGCTGTAAACGATATTACCGATACTAGTTATAAAGACATTGCTTCTATAGCAGATCAAAACGGTTTTGCAATTTTAAAAAACTGCGATCCTATTCCGGAGCAGGAAATGGTAGTCGTTGTGAGTTATCAAAATCTGGAGAATTATGTTTCCAGCGGCAAGCTTTATTTATTTTATAATGAAAAACAATTCAAACACAATAACTTTGAATTAAGTGATTTTAGAACTTATGCTGACGAACGTGAAATTAAAGAAAACTTAACGGCATCTGTAAACGATCTTGACGATTCTAATAATTATCTGGCTTCTGCCGAAAACAGTTTCAAACTTAAAAAATATAGAAATACAGCTACTGAGGAAGATCTTGATGCTTCACTTTTAGAGGCTCATAAAATCTATCATAATGTTTCGGTTTTAGAATTTGATAATGCTGATCCGGGAGAAACACGAAATGTTTTTTACACATTTAAAACCACTCCCGAAATGATAAAAGATACCAGCGCAACGGTCACGATGCGCGGGATTTTTGTTCCTAATCGAAGCTATAAAAACCATAAGATTAAAAACCTTGAGATGGAAATTGTAACGTCTCACGATCCAAATAAAATGGGCTCGAACGGACGTTTTATGAATTATAGGCTGGTACGTTTTAAAAGGGTTAATTTTAAAACCCGTTTTCAAAATAATGGTGAAGGTCCGGCCCGAAAAATTCGTTTAGAAACTGATATTCCGGATATGTTCGACAAGAAAACTTTCCAGATAGAAAGTATGTATCCAGAATGTCCAATCTGCCCAAAAGGCGAAGAACCAACCGTGAGTTGTCTCGACACGATTATCAAACAAAAACAGATCATTTTTACATTTAAGAATATTTATCTGCCGGGAACTGAACAGAAAAATGTAAAGGAAAAAGACAGTACAAAAGGTTTTGTAAAATATTCTATGAAGTTTGGCGAGGACTTTCATAAAGTAAAAACCAAAAGCCGGACTTCGATTATATTCGACAAAAACGAACCTATAATTACGAACTACGCCACTACCCGATTTCTGCCCGGAATTTCTATTGGCGTAAAAGCCGGATATAATTTTTATCCTGATTTAGACAAATCGACGAGTTATTTTGTGGGCGCGACGCTTTCGCCTTTTAAATCGTATCGCTTTTACTGGCAGGTAGAATGGACAAATGCCTTAAATCAGTATAATCGTGCTGTAACAGTTACAGATCAATTGAATACTAATGCAAACGGAACAAGACAATTGGTACGCACGACAACCTCAACTGAAAACAAAAACATCAATTGGGAAGTTCCTGTTTTAATTCGGTATAACCTTAATAACTATATTGGCATTGGTGCCGGAATTCAGGCTAATATAAATGTTTCGCAAGAGCAGAATCAAAATATAAAAGTTGATACGTATGAAGGCGATAAAGAGAGCTTTTTAATTAATTCGAGTACAACAAGCAATCAAACAAAAACTTCTTTTGCCGATTTTAAAACCGGGCTTTTATTTGATTTAACTGCAGGTTTCGCCAGAATTGGTCCAAGTTTGGGAGCACGTTATGTAATTAATTTTGAACAGAATTTCAATTATTTTCAGGTTTATGGAATATGGAAGTTTTAA
- a CDS encoding S41 family peptidase — MKKITLFLFITFSQITFCAPKITETEKLFATCKVWGFLKYYHPKAASGEVNWDKQLLEKLPKIEKAQTKEEFSLLLENWIDDLGPVKEIAPIPAPKDVELFDKNFDLSWFNNKLFSKKLSKKLKFIEENRFQSNEDFEHGFDGLKMTKNYFDLDYNNKDSRILMLFAYWNLIEYYFPYKYIMDQKWDLSLEQSLPSIADAKNEADFYLALKKLTSKLNDSHVETPIYGPTVYRSLNHFPAAGKIIDDKLVITEILGDSLAEADNIKIGTVITKINGKTIKELIEQNRDLVCASNEAKLLDKVVYRILSTDQDNVSVEFLKDGKYEIKNMIWHDYHDSHRNEFKKGAVKPKEKFKLLDNNVGYVNMGAIKPKNIPDMIDALKSTKAIVFDMRNYPNGTWKEISDFLNAEEKKFCDYTEPYLNYPGKYKWVDGRKCGFNNKDNYKGKAIVLLNEKSLSQSEWTAMCFQTAGNTTIIGSQTAGTDGNAVDLDFKGFHTRYTGLGVYYPDRREAQRIGIVPDIEVKPTIKGIQEGKDEVLDRALLFIETGK; from the coding sequence ATGAAAAAAATTACTTTATTTCTTTTTATTACATTTTCACAAATTACATTCTGCGCTCCTAAAATTACTGAAACCGAAAAACTCTTTGCAACCTGCAAAGTCTGGGGTTTCTTAAAATATTATCATCCAAAAGCAGCCAGTGGAGAAGTCAATTGGGATAAGCAGCTTTTAGAAAAACTTCCTAAAATAGAAAAAGCACAAACCAAAGAAGAGTTTTCACTGCTTCTTGAAAACTGGATTGACGATCTTGGACCAGTAAAAGAAATTGCACCAATTCCTGCACCAAAAGATGTGGAGCTTTTTGATAAGAATTTCGATTTATCCTGGTTTAATAATAAGTTGTTTTCTAAAAAACTTTCGAAGAAATTAAAATTTATTGAAGAAAACAGGTTTCAAAGCAATGAAGATTTTGAACATGGTTTTGATGGTTTAAAAATGACAAAAAACTATTTTGATCTTGATTATAACAATAAAGATTCCAGAATATTAATGCTTTTTGCCTATTGGAATTTAATTGAATATTATTTTCCATATAAATATATCATGGATCAAAAATGGGATTTGAGTTTAGAACAGTCACTGCCATCTATCGCTGATGCTAAAAATGAAGCTGATTTTTATCTCGCACTTAAAAAACTAACATCAAAACTTAATGACAGCCACGTCGAAACTCCAATTTATGGCCCAACTGTTTATCGCTCATTAAATCATTTCCCTGCAGCAGGCAAAATAATCGATGATAAATTGGTTATTACCGAGATTTTAGGAGATAGTCTTGCCGAAGCAGATAATATTAAAATAGGAACTGTAATTACTAAAATAAATGGTAAAACCATAAAAGAATTAATCGAGCAAAACAGAGATTTAGTATGTGCATCAAACGAAGCTAAACTTTTAGATAAAGTAGTTTATAGAATTTTGAGTACTGATCAGGATAATGTTTCGGTAGAATTTTTAAAAGATGGGAAGTATGAAATAAAAAATATGATTTGGCATGATTATCATGACTCTCATCGAAATGAATTTAAAAAAGGCGCTGTAAAACCAAAGGAAAAGTTTAAGCTTTTGGATAATAATGTCGGCTACGTAAATATGGGAGCTATAAAACCTAAAAATATTCCAGACATGATTGATGCCTTAAAATCTACAAAGGCAATCGTTTTTGATATGAGAAATTATCCAAATGGAACCTGGAAAGAGATCTCGGATTTTTTAAATGCTGAGGAAAAGAAATTTTGCGATTATACAGAACCTTATTTAAACTACCCGGGAAAATACAAATGGGTAGATGGACGAAAATGCGGATTTAATAATAAAGATAATTATAAAGGGAAAGCGATTGTACTGCTAAATGAAAAGTCACTAAGCCAGTCAGAATGGACAGCAATGTGTTTTCAAACAGCAGGAAATACAACAATTATAGGCAGTCAAACAGCAGGAACAGATGGAAATGCAGTAGATCTTGATTTTAAAGGATTTCATACCAGATATACAGGACTTGGGGTTTATTATCCAGACCGCAGAGAAGCCCAGCGTATAGGAATTGTACCAGATATTGAAGTAAAACCAACCATAAAAGGGATTCAGGAAGGAAAAGATGAGGTCTTAGATCGTGCTTTGCTGTTTATTGAAACAGGAAAGTAA
- a CDS encoding TatD family hydrolase — MNSTPIITDTHTHLYSEEFDQDRNEMIQRAIDAGVTRFFIPAIDAAATQSMYDLEKNYPDNIFLMMGLHPTYVKDNYEAELAHVETELSKRKFYAVGEIGIDLYWDKTHLKEQQIAFKRQIHLAKQYKLPIVIHCREAFDEIFEILEEEKSEDLFGIFHCFSGTLEQALQAISYNMKLGIGGVVTFKNGKIDQFLNQIDLKHIVLETDSPYLAPIPYRGKRNESSYLVNVIAKLSEVYGVSAEEIAVITTQNSKDVFGI; from the coding sequence TTGAATTCAACACCCATTATTACCGATACACACACTCATTTATATTCTGAAGAATTTGATCAGGATCGTAACGAAATGATTCAACGCGCCATTGATGCCGGAGTTACTCGTTTTTTTATTCCAGCAATCGATGCAGCGGCGACACAATCGATGTACGATTTAGAGAAAAATTATCCTGATAACATTTTCCTGATGATGGGATTGCATCCAACCTACGTAAAGGATAATTATGAAGCAGAATTAGCCCATGTTGAAACCGAATTATCTAAGCGAAAATTCTATGCAGTAGGCGAAATAGGAATCGATTTGTATTGGGATAAAACACATTTAAAAGAGCAGCAAATTGCTTTTAAAAGACAAATTCACCTGGCAAAACAATACAAATTGCCAATCGTAATTCACTGTCGCGAAGCTTTTGATGAAATATTCGAAATTTTAGAAGAAGAAAAATCTGAAGATTTATTTGGGATTTTTCATTGTTTTTCCGGAACTTTAGAACAAGCATTGCAGGCCATTTCTTATAATATGAAATTAGGAATTGGCGGTGTTGTGACTTTTAAGAACGGAAAAATTGATCAGTTTTTAAATCAAATCGATTTAAAACACATCGTTCTTGAAACAGATTCTCCATATTTAGCACCAATTCCGTATAGAGGAAAAAGAAACGAAAGCAGCTATCTAGTCAACGTAATAGCTAAATTAAGCGAAGTATATGGCGTTTCTGCAGAAGAAATAGCAGTAATCACAACACAAAACTCAAAAGACGTTTTTGGGATTTAA
- a CDS encoding asparaginase, with translation MSSKAKILLIYTGGTIGMSKDFETGALKAFNFGKLIQKIPEIKQLDCEIESISFEHPIDSSNMNPQMWTKIATIIEKNYASYDGFVVLHGSDTMSYSASALSFMLENLAKPVVFTGSQLPIGDLRTDAKENLITAIQIASLLEDGKPVITEVCLYFEYKLYRGNRTSKVNAEHFRAFTAPNYPELVESGVHLKLNKHLFLPVNKDAKLIVHKNLDNHVAIIKMFPGMSEIVLASILATKGLRGIILETYGSGNAPTEDWFLNLIEKAIKSGMHIVNVTQCSGGSVNMGQYETSTALKSLGVISGKDITTEAAITKLMYLLGHNIPQNEFKDIFETALRGEIS, from the coding sequence ATGTCATCTAAAGCAAAAATATTATTGATTTATACCGGAGGAACCATCGGTATGAGCAAAGACTTTGAAACTGGAGCGCTTAAAGCCTTCAATTTTGGTAAATTAATTCAGAAAATTCCAGAAATTAAACAATTGGACTGCGAAATCGAATCGATTTCATTTGAACATCCAATTGATTCTTCGAATATGAATCCTCAAATGTGGACTAAAATTGCCACAATTATTGAGAAAAATTACGCTTCTTACGACGGATTTGTTGTTCTTCACGGATCAGATACGATGTCGTATTCGGCTTCGGCATTGAGTTTTATGCTCGAGAATTTAGCAAAACCAGTTGTATTTACAGGTTCGCAATTGCCAATTGGAGACTTGCGTACCGATGCAAAAGAAAACCTGATTACAGCCATTCAGATTGCATCACTTTTAGAAGACGGAAAACCGGTTATTACAGAAGTCTGTTTGTATTTTGAATACAAATTGTACCGTGGAAACCGAACTTCAAAAGTAAATGCGGAGCATTTTAGAGCTTTTACAGCGCCAAATTATCCGGAATTGGTAGAATCTGGAGTTCATCTAAAATTGAACAAACATTTATTTCTTCCTGTAAATAAGGATGCAAAATTAATCGTTCATAAAAACTTAGACAACCACGTAGCCATTATTAAAATGTTTCCGGGAATGAGCGAAATTGTTTTGGCTTCAATTCTGGCAACTAAAGGTTTAAGAGGAATTATTCTGGAAACTTACGGTTCAGGAAATGCTCCAACCGAAGATTGGTTTTTAAATTTAATTGAAAAAGCCATTAAATCCGGAATGCATATCGTAAACGTAACACAATGTTCTGGCGGAAGCGTGAATATGGGACAGTATGAAACCAGTACTGCTTTAAAATCTTTAGGTGTTATTTCCGGAAAAGACATTACTACAGAAGCCGCAATTACAAAATTGATGTATTTACTGGGTCATAATATTCCTCAAAACGAGTTTAAAGATATTTTTGAAACGGCACTTCGCGGGGAAATATCTTAA
- a CDS encoding LysR substrate-binding domain-containing protein encodes MEIYQLEYFIKIAEVLHFTKAAELCFVTQSGLSQQIKKLEEELGMPLFKRIGKKVQLTEAGSVFLIHAKKVVENVENGKQAIEDLNEMIGGELRIGVTYIFGLLVLPVVNAFAKRYQNLKIIVDYGTTEALEQKLINNELDLVLVISSHEIGPPIQKVPLFTSNMVMAVAKTNSLASLEKMPFKKIEEVPLILPGKGSNSREYVEILFVKHHMKPKISIELNSINALLQMVENSDWATIVAEKALKGWEHSLKAIQITGVVTKRESFMLTIGSYQKKAVKLFMEAFSKSINES; translated from the coding sequence ATGGAAATCTATCAACTCGAATATTTTATTAAAATAGCTGAGGTATTGCATTTTACAAAAGCAGCCGAATTGTGTTTTGTAACGCAATCCGGACTTTCGCAGCAAATAAAAAAGCTGGAAGAAGAGCTCGGTATGCCTTTGTTTAAGCGAATTGGAAAGAAAGTGCAGCTTACAGAAGCGGGATCGGTTTTTTTGATTCATGCCAAAAAAGTAGTAGAAAATGTAGAAAATGGAAAACAGGCAATTGAAGATTTAAACGAAATGATTGGCGGTGAACTTCGAATAGGGGTTACATATATCTTTGGTTTATTAGTTCTCCCTGTTGTTAATGCATTTGCTAAAAGATATCAGAATTTAAAAATTATAGTAGATTATGGCACAACTGAAGCCTTAGAACAAAAATTGATTAATAATGAACTAGATTTAGTATTAGTAATTTCATCACATGAAATTGGTCCTCCAATTCAAAAAGTGCCTTTGTTTACATCAAATATGGTAATGGCGGTTGCCAAAACAAACTCTTTGGCTTCCTTAGAAAAAATGCCATTTAAAAAAATAGAAGAAGTACCGCTGATTCTTCCCGGAAAAGGATCGAATTCCAGAGAATATGTAGAAATATTGTTTGTAAAACATCATATGAAACCAAAGATTTCTATAGAGTTAAATTCTATTAATGCTTTATTGCAAATGGTAGAAAACAGCGACTGGGCAACCATTGTGGCAGAAAAAGCACTAAAAGGCTGGGAACATAGCCTTAAAGCCATTCAAATTACAGGAGTAGTAACCAAACGAGAATCTTTTATGCTCACGATTGGAAGCTACCAAAAGAAAGCCGTAAAATTGTTTATGGAAGCATTTAGCAAGAGTATAAACGAATCTTAA
- a CDS encoding 1-acyl-sn-glycerol-3-phosphate acyltransferase: MQKFDAIRPFYDTEINEALHDVVNHPMMKTMMNFTFPDVEDEVWKEQLKKTHSIRDFQCNFIYNTIQKVLEKSSEGLTTSGFEKLEPNTSYLFISNHRDILLDTTLLNVCLFEHGLVMTASAIGDNLVKKAFLATLAKLNRNFLVLRGLSPREMLQSSKLLSEYMGQLLLRENRSVWIAQREGRTKDGNDETNPGVLKMIGMGSDEQNLMDYFKKLKIVPVSISYEYDPTDVLKMPQLMAEANNEVYVKDKNEDFMTILSGIMGTKKRIHISVGDVLDTEIDQIVAENDNVNKQVQALAQTIDDVVLKNYQLWPTNFIAYDILNDTSRFADKYKESEKQLFERRLEMRIGSDNPVTRQGFLAMYANPVVNKLKYQDVI; this comes from the coding sequence ATGCAGAAATTTGATGCCATTCGACCTTTTTATGATACCGAAATAAATGAAGCACTTCATGATGTTGTAAATCACCCAATGATGAAAACCATGATGAACTTTACTTTTCCGGATGTAGAAGATGAGGTTTGGAAGGAACAGTTAAAGAAAACACACTCTATCCGTGATTTTCAATGCAATTTTATTTATAATACTATCCAAAAAGTTCTTGAAAAAAGCTCAGAAGGTTTAACTACTTCAGGCTTTGAAAAATTAGAACCCAATACTTCTTATTTGTTTATCTCAAATCATAGAGATATTCTTTTAGATACAACATTATTAAATGTTTGTTTATTCGAACATGGTTTAGTAATGACCGCTTCGGCAATTGGAGATAATTTAGTAAAGAAAGCTTTCTTGGCAACTTTGGCAAAATTAAACCGAAACTTTTTGGTTTTAAGAGGTTTATCTCCTCGTGAAATGCTGCAAAGTTCTAAACTGCTTTCAGAATATATGGGACAGTTACTGCTTCGCGAAAACCGTTCGGTTTGGATTGCTCAAAGAGAAGGAAGAACAAAAGACGGGAATGATGAAACCAATCCGGGAGTTTTAAAAATGATTGGAATGGGGTCTGACGAACAAAACTTAATGGATTATTTTAAGAAACTAAAAATCGTTCCGGTTTCTATTTCTTATGAATATGATCCGACTGATGTATTGAAAATGCCGCAATTAATGGCAGAAGCAAACAACGAAGTTTACGTAAAAGACAAAAATGAAGATTTCATGACCATTTTAAGCGGTATCATGGGAACTAAAAAAAGAATACATATTTCTGTTGGTGATGTTTTAGATACAGAAATCGATCAGATTGTAGCCGAAAACGACAATGTAAACAAACAAGTTCAGGCTTTGGCACAGACTATTGATGATGTTGTTTTGAAAAACTATCAATTATGGCCGACTAATTTTATTGCTTATGATATTTTAAACGACACCAGCCGATTTGCAGACAAATACAAAGAAAGCGAAAAACAGCTTTTTGAACGTCGTTTAGAAATGAGAATTGGAAGCGATAATCCTGTTACCAGACAAGGATTTTTGGCTATGTATGCCAATCCTGTTGTCAATAAATTAAAATACCAAGATGTCATCTAA